One genomic window of Desulfuromonas sp. AOP6 includes the following:
- a CDS encoding IS5 family transposase, whose protein sequence is MKPKKPKQQDQADLFRSRLDQILDRKHPLFVLANQIDWSVFDAKFGCLYADKGRPALSTRLMVGLHYLKHAFDESDESVVARLLENPYWQFFCGFEFFIHRLPLDPSSLVRWRKRIGSKNMEQLLGETLETAKRGEHLTASHLERVNVDTTVQEKAVAFPTDARLQHKARVMLVKAAKKRGIPLRQSYLRLGKTALIMSGRYAHARQMRRAKAEQKKVKNYLGRVYRNILRNCPQPDTELAELLQLTRRLLTQKRHDKNKLYSLHAPEVECISKGKAHKKYEFGCKVSVATTSKDNWIVGVEALHGNPFDGHTLKGALKQIKRLVGWEAENAYVDKGYKGNPKQLGKTNVHLANRRKKSMKPNEWRWFKRRSAIEPVIGHMKQDNRMDRNYLKGTDGDKMNAILAACGFNLRKLLRAFLWLVFKELERLKSLPTLLKRPIWAARELIHSPGLSMELYSIVA, encoded by the coding sequence ATGAAGCCAAAGAAACCAAAACAGCAAGATCAGGCCGACCTGTTTCGGTCACGCCTGGACCAGATCCTTGACAGGAAGCATCCGCTGTTCGTGCTGGCCAACCAGATCGACTGGTCGGTGTTTGATGCCAAGTTCGGTTGCCTGTATGCCGACAAGGGGCGTCCGGCATTATCCACCCGGTTAATGGTTGGTCTGCACTACTTGAAGCACGCCTTCGACGAGAGCGACGAATCCGTAGTGGCCCGTTTGCTGGAAAACCCGTACTGGCAGTTTTTCTGCGGGTTTGAGTTCTTCATCCATCGCTTGCCGCTCGATCCGAGTTCCCTGGTGCGCTGGCGTAAGCGGATCGGCTCGAAGAACATGGAGCAGTTGCTTGGCGAGACTTTGGAGACGGCCAAGCGGGGCGAACATCTGACCGCGTCGCATCTGGAGCGCGTCAACGTCGACACCACGGTGCAGGAGAAGGCGGTTGCCTTTCCTACCGATGCCCGGTTGCAGCACAAAGCCCGGGTAATGCTGGTCAAGGCCGCGAAGAAACGCGGCATCCCATTGCGGCAAAGTTACCTGCGTCTTGGCAAGACCGCCCTGATCATGTCCGGCCGCTATGCCCATGCCCGGCAGATGCGGCGCGCCAAGGCGGAGCAGAAAAAGGTTAAAAACTATCTGGGCCGGGTGTATCGCAACATCCTGCGTAACTGCCCGCAACCGGATACGGAACTGGCAGAACTGCTACAGTTGACCCGAAGGCTGCTGACCCAGAAACGACACGATAAAAACAAGCTGTACAGCCTGCATGCCCCCGAAGTGGAGTGCATCAGCAAAGGCAAGGCCCATAAGAAATACGAGTTCGGCTGCAAGGTGTCAGTGGCCACAACGTCCAAAGACAACTGGATCGTCGGCGTAGAAGCTTTGCACGGCAACCCATTCGATGGCCATACTCTCAAAGGCGCACTGAAGCAAATCAAGCGCCTGGTTGGCTGGGAAGCCGAAAATGCCTACGTTGACAAGGGCTACAAGGGCAACCCGAAGCAACTGGGCAAGACCAACGTTCATCTGGCCAACCGGAGAAAAAAGAGCATGAAGCCGAATGAGTGGCGCTGGTTCAAGCGGCGAAGCGCCATCGAACCGGTGATCGGCCACATGAAGCAGGACAACCGGATGGATCGCAACTATCTCAAGGGAACCGACGGCGACAAGATGAACGCCATCCTCGCCGCCTGCGGTTTTAACCTGAGAAAGCTCCTGCGGGCTTTTCTTTGGCTTGTTTTCAAAGAACTGGAACGGCTCAAATCGCTGCCGACGTTGCTTAAACGACCCATTTGGGCTGCCAGGGAACTGATACACTCACCTGGCTTGAGCATGGAACTTTATTCGATTGTCGCCTGA
- a CDS encoding DoxX family protein, which produces MLNKLLGTKDEISTTILRLTLGLVIFPHGAQKLLGWFGGYGFTGTMQHFTETMGIPYLFALLAVLAESFGALGLIVGLGTRIAALGVGATIGVAALMVHIPYGFFMNWSGSQAGEGFEYHLLVVGMALSLVIRGGGKWSLDRILASRSMGH; this is translated from the coding sequence ATGTTAAACAAACTGCTTGGCACGAAAGACGAAATCTCGACAACCATTCTTCGCCTCACCTTGGGCTTGGTAATTTTTCCGCACGGTGCTCAGAAGTTGCTGGGGTGGTTCGGTGGCTATGGTTTTACCGGCACCATGCAGCACTTCACTGAAACCATGGGTATTCCCTATCTGTTTGCCCTGTTGGCGGTCCTGGCCGAATCTTTCGGGGCGCTCGGACTGATCGTTGGGCTGGGAACGCGGATCGCAGCGCTGGGGGTGGGGGCCACCATTGGCGTGGCGGCTCTCATGGTGCATATCCCTTACGGCTTTTTCATGAACTGGTCCGGCAGCCAGGCCGGAGAAGGGTTCGAGTATCATCTGCTGGTCGTCGGGATGGCCCTCTCCCTCGTCATCAGGGGCGGCGGGAAATGGTCCCTGGATCGCATCCTGGCCAGCAGGTCTATGGGTCATTGA
- a CDS encoding MarR family transcriptional regulator — translation MKKLSFKNKDEAAAMNTFVKLMRVTEVVTSATHRHLAEENLTISQFGVLEALYHLGPLCQRDVAKKILKSTGNITTVVDNLERRGLVARIRSSDDRRYVALHLTEEGTRLVAKIFPTHVQGVVHSLSALTSEEQEELGRLCRKLGLGQGR, via the coding sequence GTGAAAAAATTGTCGTTCAAGAACAAGGACGAAGCTGCTGCCATGAATACCTTTGTGAAGCTGATGAGAGTCACAGAGGTGGTGACGAGCGCCACTCACCGGCATCTGGCCGAAGAAAACCTGACCATTTCCCAGTTCGGTGTACTGGAGGCGCTCTATCATCTGGGTCCTCTGTGTCAGCGTGATGTGGCCAAGAAGATCCTCAAGAGCACTGGTAATATCACCACCGTGGTGGACAACCTGGAGCGACGCGGTTTGGTCGCGCGCATTCGCAGCAGTGATGATCGCCGCTATGTCGCGCTGCATTTGACGGAGGAAGGAACTCGCCTGGTCGCCAAAATTTTTCCGACCCATGTGCAGGGGGTTGTTCACAGTCTGAGCGCTCTCACTTCGGAAGAGCAGGAGGAGCTGGGCCGTTTGTGCAGAAAGCTGGGACTGGGGCAGGGTAGGTAA
- a CDS encoding carboxymuconolactone decarboxylase family protein produces the protein MFTDLEKNVLAYAEAVTATPSRVTDELFEKLSTQLNEVQMVELTAAIALENFSARFNRAFGIEPGKSVSLNNGK, from the coding sequence ATGTTCACCGACCTGGAGAAAAATGTCCTGGCCTATGCCGAGGCTGTCACGGCCACGCCTTCACGTGTTACGGACGAACTTTTTGAAAAGCTCTCTACGCAATTAAATGAAGTACAGATGGTGGAATTGACGGCAGCCATCGCCCTGGAGAATTTTAGTGCCCGCTTCAATCGCGCCTTTGGCATCGAGCCGGGAAAGTCAGTTTCGTTGAATAACGGGAAATAG
- a CDS encoding response regulator: MNKNQRTRPILLVEDNPVDVELTLRAFARRKMANPVEVARDGEEVLAMIDRWETGDPLPVAILLDLKLPRVDGLEVLRRIKTHERFRSLPVVVLTTSTDDKDIETAYHLGANSYIVKPVNFEKFFEVATQIELYWCLLNEPPS, translated from the coding sequence ATGAATAAAAATCAGAGGACCAGGCCGATTTTGCTGGTGGAAGACAATCCCGTCGATGTCGAACTAACCTTGCGCGCTTTTGCCCGGCGTAAGATGGCCAACCCTGTGGAGGTTGCCCGCGATGGCGAGGAAGTTCTGGCCATGATCGATCGCTGGGAGACCGGTGATCCTCTCCCGGTAGCCATACTGCTCGATCTCAAACTCCCCCGGGTTGATGGCCTGGAGGTGCTGCGTCGAATCAAGACGCATGAACGATTTCGTTCCCTGCCGGTAGTGGTACTAACGACTTCGACCGATGATAAGGATATTGAGACGGCGTATCATCTCGGCGCCAACTCCTACATCGTCAAACCGGTCAATTTTGAAAAGTTTTTCGAAGTGGCGACCCAGATCGAGCTCTACTGGTGTCTTCTCAACGAGCCGCCGAGCTAA
- a CDS encoding TVP38/TMEM64 family protein yields MKKKKILLVLILAGLVALFIGLDLNRFLSLEGIKTHRDALEAFYARNRLITPIAFILVYIIQTALSLPGALLLSLAAGALFGVFQGTLFAVTGATLGATCAFLVSRYLLSGWAQKRVGSKWDTLNVALERDGLNYLLFLRFVPIFPFFLINLVAALTRLPLRTFFLGTFVGILPGAFVYVNAGASLASIESMAGIVSPRVLGSFVLLGGFSLVPILSHKWHWARKTENQSEA; encoded by the coding sequence ATGAAGAAAAAGAAAATCCTTTTGGTCCTGATTTTGGCAGGACTTGTGGCTTTGTTTATCGGCCTTGACCTGAATCGCTTCCTGTCGCTGGAAGGTATTAAAACGCACCGGGATGCTTTGGAGGCCTTTTATGCCAGGAATCGGCTGATCACTCCGATTGCTTTTATCCTGGTCTACATCATTCAGACAGCGCTTTCCCTTCCCGGGGCTTTGCTGCTCTCCCTGGCTGCAGGGGCTCTGTTCGGGGTCTTCCAGGGGACGCTTTTTGCAGTAACGGGGGCAACCTTGGGAGCGACCTGCGCGTTTCTGGTGTCTCGTTACCTTTTGAGTGGATGGGCGCAGAAAAGGGTCGGGTCAAAATGGGATACGCTGAATGTAGCCCTTGAAAGGGATGGACTAAACTATCTGCTGTTCCTGAGATTTGTTCCCATTTTCCCCTTTTTTCTCATCAACCTCGTAGCGGCGTTAACAAGACTGCCCCTTCGCACGTTCTTCCTGGGAACCTTCGTGGGCATTCTTCCGGGAGCTTTTGTCTATGTCAACGCGGGAGCGAGTCTTGCTTCCATTGAGTCGATGGCTGGAATCGTCTCGCCAAGAGTCCTTGGTTCCTTTGTGCTGTTGGGGGGCTTCTCCCTGGTGCCTATTCTTAGTCATAAATGGCATTGGGCAAGAAAGACCGAAAACCAATCTGAAGCTTAG
- a CDS encoding PAS domain S-box protein produces the protein MIDQSGTSPHRFSRPLVAAAIVFLLVTLLSAMLVWRLDHLRLQKDRTRVASLTGDYANALQRNIERALSATYALAAMVRQGNGHFPNFDEMALQMLPLYPGADSLQLAPGGVTRQIVPLAGNEKGIGRDLLTDPLRNKEALLARDSGKLTLAGPFELIQGGTGVVGRFPVFLDNEAGHKFFWGFTSIVIRFPDILDTARLSRLTDQGFAYELSRVHPDSGERQIITASTAIPLSKPVEQVLELPNGIWTLSVAPVKGWSNPLGLSTMASLGLLLSFLMAYLAKLLVESKTHEARLEELVVERTAKIREGEERLRLLEDNLPDSYVFQYLQEEEGSPRFLYLSAGVERLHGLSRQVVLDDIGALYQQIDPGQMSDLREAVVVSEKKLTDLQMDLHVRHAGGQWRWLKVRARPQQKVAGRAVWDGVVSDVTSHKQAEDEVRKSAARYRELFEANPHPMWVYNLESLAFLAVNDAAISHYGYSRDEFLTMSIRDIRPLEEVPKLLENISKVSHGVDEAGAWWHCKKDGSLILVEITSHTLDFAGHPAELVLAHDITERHRTESALRESEERLNLFIEHAPAALAMFDREMRYLAVSHRWLADFSLGEMDIIGHSHYEIFPEITEAWKTVHRRGLAGEVLCADEDRFERTDGTSRWKRWEVRPWHAADGSIGGIVIFTEDITERKQADLAIRKLNEELEDKVRERTAQLVAVNKELEAFSYSVSHDLKAPLRGIDGYSQILEEDYHEQLDAEGRRFLQNIRNGTAQMYQLIEDLLDYSRMERRSLQSSKIDLLPLVRAVVAERLPEAEPSGLLVRLQVPDNTVLADRDGLIIVLRNLLENAIKFSRDAAQPPAIDIGARSEGDKTILWVRDNGIGFDMKFHDRIFDMFQRLQRAEDYPGTGIGLALVRKAMQRMGGRVWAESSPGAGATFYLELPQ, from the coding sequence ATGATTGATCAAAGCGGAACATCCCCACACCGTTTCTCCCGCCCGCTTGTTGCCGCGGCCATCGTGTTTCTCCTTGTCACACTTTTATCGGCAATGCTTGTCTGGCGACTGGATCACCTCCGTCTTCAGAAAGACCGTACGCGTGTCGCCAGCCTCACCGGGGATTATGCAAACGCTCTTCAACGCAACATTGAACGGGCCTTGTCAGCTACTTATGCCCTTGCAGCCATGGTTCGCCAGGGCAATGGCCATTTTCCCAACTTTGACGAAATGGCCCTCCAGATGCTTCCCCTCTACCCGGGGGCAGATTCGCTGCAACTGGCACCTGGTGGCGTCACACGGCAGATTGTCCCCCTTGCCGGCAACGAAAAGGGCATTGGCCGCGACCTGCTGACAGATCCGTTACGCAACAAGGAAGCCCTTCTTGCAAGGGACAGCGGCAAACTGACCCTTGCCGGTCCGTTTGAACTGATTCAGGGGGGAACCGGAGTGGTCGGGCGCTTTCCGGTTTTCCTCGATAATGAAGCTGGCCATAAGTTTTTTTGGGGTTTTACCTCCATCGTTATCCGCTTTCCCGATATCCTTGACACGGCCCGCTTGTCTCGACTGACCGATCAGGGGTTTGCTTACGAACTCTCGCGTGTCCACCCGGACAGCGGGGAGAGGCAGATCATCACCGCGTCCACCGCAATCCCTCTAAGCAAGCCCGTAGAGCAAGTCCTGGAACTGCCAAACGGCATCTGGACACTCAGCGTGGCGCCAGTCAAGGGCTGGAGTAATCCTCTCGGCCTCTCAACCATGGCATCGCTGGGCTTGTTGCTCAGCTTTCTTATGGCCTATTTAGCGAAACTTCTAGTGGAGTCAAAAACCCACGAAGCTCGGCTGGAGGAGTTGGTCGTCGAGCGCACTGCCAAAATCCGTGAGGGGGAGGAACGCCTGCGGCTGCTGGAGGACAATCTGCCCGACAGTTATGTCTTCCAGTATCTTCAGGAAGAGGAGGGGTCACCACGATTTCTTTATTTGAGTGCCGGGGTAGAAAGGTTGCACGGCTTGAGTAGGCAGGTGGTTCTGGACGACATCGGCGCCTTGTACCAGCAAATCGATCCAGGGCAGATGTCTGACCTACGGGAAGCGGTAGTGGTCAGCGAAAAAAAATTGACGGACCTTCAAATGGATCTTCATGTGCGCCATGCCGGTGGACAGTGGCGCTGGTTGAAGGTGCGCGCACGACCGCAACAAAAGGTGGCCGGCCGTGCTGTATGGGATGGTGTGGTCTCGGACGTCACCTCGCATAAACAGGCTGAAGATGAGGTCAGGAAGAGCGCGGCTCGCTATCGGGAACTTTTCGAAGCTAACCCCCATCCGATGTGGGTTTATAATTTGGAGAGTCTGGCGTTTTTGGCAGTGAACGATGCGGCAATATCCCACTATGGATACAGCCGGGATGAATTTCTCACCATGAGCATCCGAGACATACGCCCCCTGGAGGAGGTGCCGAAACTTCTTGAAAATATTTCTAAAGTGAGCCATGGCGTCGATGAAGCTGGCGCCTGGTGGCACTGTAAAAAAGATGGCAGTCTGATCTTGGTCGAGATTACCTCCCATACCCTGGATTTTGCCGGTCATCCAGCCGAATTGGTTTTAGCGCACGACATCACCGAAAGACATCGAACCGAGTCAGCACTGCGCGAGAGTGAAGAAAGGCTAAATCTCTTTATTGAACATGCCCCGGCGGCGCTGGCCATGTTTGATCGCGAGATGCGGTATCTGGCCGTCAGCCATCGCTGGCTGGCTGACTTTAGCCTGGGGGAGATGGACATCATTGGCCATTCCCACTATGAGATTTTTCCGGAGATTACGGAAGCGTGGAAAACTGTGCATCGTCGTGGCTTGGCCGGTGAGGTCCTTTGTGCCGATGAGGATCGTTTCGAACGAACCGACGGCACTTCTCGATGGAAGCGCTGGGAGGTACGCCCATGGCACGCGGCCGATGGCAGCATCGGAGGCATTGTCATCTTTACCGAAGACATTACCGAGCGCAAGCAGGCCGATCTGGCAATACGCAAGTTGAATGAAGAACTGGAAGACAAGGTCCGTGAGCGCACGGCTCAGCTTGTCGCGGTCAACAAGGAGCTGGAGGCTTTCTCCTATTCCGTCTCCCATGACCTCAAAGCCCCGCTGCGTGGTATAGACGGTTACAGCCAGATACTCGAAGAGGACTACCACGAACAGCTTGACGCCGAGGGGCGCCGGTTCCTGCAGAATATTCGGAACGGCACCGCACAAATGTACCAGTTGATTGAAGATCTTCTGGATTATTCACGCATGGAGCGCCGCTCGCTGCAGAGCTCCAAAATTGATTTGCTGCCGCTGGTTAGGGCCGTAGTCGCGGAGCGCCTCCCGGAAGCGGAGCCATCCGGCCTCCTGGTGCGCCTGCAGGTGCCAGACAATACCGTCTTAGCCGACCGCGATGGCCTTATCATCGTCTTGCGAAACCTGTTGGAGAATGCGATCAAATTCAGCCGTGATGCAGCACAGCCGCCGGCCATCGACATTGGCGCCCGCAGTGAGGGAGACAAGACCATTCTGTGGGTGCGCGACAACGGTATCGGCTTCGACATGAAATTCCACGACCGCATTTTCGATATGTTCCAGCGACTGCAGCGTGCCGAAGACTATCCGGGGACCGGCATCGGTCTTGCCTTGGTGCGCAAGGCCATGCAACGCATGGGCGGCCGCGTCTGGGCCGAAAGTTCTCCCGGCGCTGGCGCCACCTTTTATCTGGAGTTGCCACAATGA
- a CDS encoding toxin-antitoxin system HicB family antitoxin, giving the protein MAKYGFRFLWSDEDSGFIVTCPDFPGFSAFGETTENALEEANIALDLLVESLRTAGTALPEPTKAADYSGQVRLRMPKSLHRSLVQRAEMEGVSLNTWLITLLSERNAAR; this is encoded by the coding sequence ATGGCCAAGTACGGATTCCGGTTCTTGTGGAGCGATGAAGACAGCGGATTTATCGTAACCTGTCCAGATTTCCCAGGGTTTTCTGCGTTCGGAGAGACGACCGAAAATGCTCTTGAAGAAGCAAACATCGCACTTGATCTTCTCGTTGAGTCTCTTCGGACCGCAGGAACGGCCCTCCCCGAGCCCACAAAGGCTGCCGATTATAGTGGCCAGGTGCGACTAAGAATGCCCAAAAGCCTGCACCGCTCTTTGGTTCAAAGAGCTGAAATGGAAGGCGTGTCCCTAAATACCTGGTTGATTACTCTTCTCTCTGAACGTAATGCGGCTAGATGA
- a CDS encoding EAL domain-containing protein, whose amino-acid sequence MTTSEGPLRVLYLEDNPVDTDLTRRALARLAPHIQLESVTTLAATLKRLAPACPEYDIVLSDLSLPDGSGLELLAHVRERDLPLAVVIITGSGDQEAAVTALKAGADDYLVKKDNYLNLLPKTLTSALANFQTTRAGRRKPLRVLYAEPGNFDADLTRRYLAQHAPHISLDVVGTGTEVLECLPAEPTVTSPYDVVLLDYRMPGLDALEVTKALRQERGLSIPIVLVTGHGSEEVAIQALRLGADDYLVKQEGYLQKLSMVLENVQKQAALTTAEVRYRNLFASMRDAIIITDLSRTIIDVNQPALRTLFGYEAEEVLGQSSAILYADHDHFEQTGWAIFNRHDLVPGKLLETRFRRKSGEVFHGELSALKLKNDKNDPVGNIGIIRDITERKLYEEKLKHLATHDELTGLANRPLLLDRLEQSLHYARRSGCLVGVLLFDLDRFKVINDSLGHAFGDKLLCTLAKRLMHLVREADTVARLGGDEFVILLAEVAEPEDVGLVASKILQHLAEPLWVDNREILVTASLGISLYPKDSDDGATLIRNADMAMYRAKKNKRNSFAFYSPEMNQRILETLELEGALRQALERKEFCLHYQPQVDLASGHIVGCEALVRWQHPERGMVPPDDFIPLAEETGLIVPLGTWVLGEACRQARDWQEQGLLGLSVAVNISGRQFREPDFVATVERICQESGLEPQFLELEITESVVMENVESAIMTWADLKLLGVSLSIDDFGTGYSSLSYLKQFPIHSLKIDRSFVCDIVTDSNDAAIASSVIALAHTMGLKVVGEGIEAEEQLQFLKEKGCDMGQGYLFSRPLPVEEIVLAIHQWKR is encoded by the coding sequence ATGACGACCTCTGAAGGGCCATTGCGTGTACTCTATCTTGAAGATAACCCGGTCGATACTGACCTGACCCGGCGCGCTCTGGCCCGACTGGCCCCCCATATTCAGCTTGAGAGTGTGACGACGCTTGCCGCTACCCTCAAGCGGTTGGCTCCGGCATGTCCCGAATACGACATTGTCCTGTCTGATCTCAGCTTGCCGGATGGCAGTGGTCTGGAACTCCTCGCCCATGTTCGCGAGCGTGACTTGCCGCTGGCGGTTGTCATTATTACTGGATCCGGGGATCAGGAAGCAGCGGTTACCGCCCTTAAGGCGGGAGCCGACGATTACCTGGTCAAGAAGGACAACTATCTCAACCTCCTTCCTAAAACTCTCACTTCGGCACTTGCCAACTTTCAGACCACCCGGGCAGGACGGCGCAAACCCCTGCGGGTGCTCTACGCGGAGCCTGGCAATTTCGATGCGGATCTCACCCGGCGCTATTTGGCTCAGCATGCCCCCCATATCTCCCTCGATGTGGTCGGCACTGGCACGGAGGTTTTGGAGTGCCTGCCTGCAGAGCCCACAGTTACCAGTCCCTATGATGTTGTGCTGCTCGATTACCGAATGCCTGGTCTGGATGCACTGGAGGTTACCAAAGCCCTGCGGCAGGAGCGGGGGCTGAGCATCCCCATCGTCCTCGTCACTGGCCATGGCAGTGAGGAGGTAGCCATCCAGGCGTTGAGGTTAGGTGCCGACGATTATCTGGTCAAACAGGAGGGTTATCTACAAAAGTTGTCTATGGTGCTGGAGAATGTGCAGAAACAGGCAGCGCTCACCACGGCTGAGGTTCGCTATCGCAACCTGTTTGCCAGTATGCGGGATGCGATCATCATCACCGATCTTTCCCGTACCATCATCGATGTCAACCAGCCAGCCCTGCGCACCCTTTTCGGTTACGAAGCCGAAGAGGTTCTGGGCCAGTCCTCAGCCATTCTTTATGCCGATCATGACCATTTCGAGCAGACGGGCTGGGCGATCTTCAACCGCCATGATCTCGTACCCGGAAAGCTCCTGGAGACACGATTCCGACGGAAATCAGGCGAAGTCTTCCATGGCGAACTCTCTGCCTTGAAGTTGAAAAACGACAAGAATGATCCCGTGGGAAACATCGGGATCATTCGCGATATCACCGAGCGTAAGCTCTATGAAGAGAAACTGAAGCATTTAGCTACACATGACGAACTGACTGGCCTGGCAAACCGGCCCCTCCTGCTGGATCGACTGGAACAGTCCCTCCATTATGCTCGCCGGTCAGGATGCCTGGTGGGGGTGCTGTTGTTTGATCTCGATCGCTTCAAGGTCATCAACGACAGCCTCGGGCATGCTTTCGGGGACAAGCTGTTATGCACCTTGGCGAAGCGATTGATGCACCTTGTGCGCGAGGCCGACACTGTCGCCCGGTTGGGTGGCGACGAGTTCGTCATTTTGCTGGCGGAGGTGGCTGAACCAGAGGATGTAGGTCTGGTCGCATCAAAAATTTTACAGCACCTGGCCGAGCCTCTCTGGGTCGATAATCGTGAGATTCTCGTGACCGCCAGTCTTGGTATCAGCCTCTACCCCAAAGACAGCGACGATGGTGCTACCCTGATCCGCAACGCCGACATGGCCATGTACCGTGCAAAGAAGAATAAACGTAACAGTTTTGCCTTTTATTCTCCGGAAATGAATCAGCGTATCCTTGAAACCCTGGAACTTGAAGGAGCGCTCCGTCAGGCCCTTGAACGCAAGGAGTTTTGTCTGCACTACCAGCCGCAAGTTGATTTGGCCAGTGGCCATATTGTTGGCTGCGAGGCCTTGGTCCGCTGGCAACATCCTGAGCGGGGGATGGTGCCGCCGGACGATTTCATTCCTTTGGCAGAAGAAACCGGTCTGATTGTCCCGCTCGGCACCTGGGTCTTGGGGGAAGCCTGCCGTCAAGCCAGGGATTGGCAGGAACAGGGGCTGTTGGGGTTGAGTGTGGCCGTTAACATTTCAGGGCGGCAGTTTCGAGAGCCAGACTTTGTCGCCACCGTGGAGCGAATTTGTCAGGAGAGCGGACTGGAACCTCAATTTTTAGAACTGGAGATCACCGAAAGCGTCGTAATGGAAAATGTTGAATCAGCCATTATGACTTGGGCTGACCTCAAGCTTCTGGGCGTTTCCCTCTCCATCGACGATTTTGGCACAGGCTATTCATCCCTGAGCTATCTCAAGCAGTTTCCCATACACAGCCTCAAGATCGACCGGTCTTTTGTTTGTGATATCGTGACAGACTCCAACGATGCGGCCATCGCCTCTTCTGTCATCGCGCTTGCGCACACCATGGGCCTGAAGGTTGTTGGTGAAGGCATTGAGGCGGAGGAACAACTCCAGTTTCTGAAAGAGAAGGGCTGTGATATGGGGCAAGGATACCTGTTCAGTCGCCCCCTGCCCGTCGAGGAAATCGTTTTGGCGATTCACCAATGGAAAAGGTAA
- a CDS encoding sulfurtransferase: MRKIVLVLLLGGLGLIFSASSAFAELGDFFVTTDWLAKRRHQVKIVDVRVTPMYLLGHIDGALSIPKQQFLSTRGGVKSLVPTVSEFASLMDRYGITPDTTVVAYAEDDNPYAARFIWTLRYHGHERAYVLDGGFNKWAKENGPTAFLPTKVVSTAGYHCQPGRDIRAETDYILTRLGNPGVMVWDTRSYKEFDGSDIRAERGGHIPGAVHLDWTNLQKEVDGVRVLKSEEEIRALLTAVGITPEQDIVAHCQTGIRSSYATLVLLGLGYRVENYDGSWIEWANNKALPVNRTIRTASRSH, translated from the coding sequence GTGCGGAAGATTGTGTTGGTATTGTTGTTGGGGGGCCTTGGGCTCATCTTCTCAGCCTCTTCGGCCTTTGCCGAGCTGGGTGATTTTTTCGTGACAACCGATTGGTTGGCCAAGCGCCGGCACCAGGTCAAAATTGTCGATGTACGTGTGACCCCTATGTATCTTCTCGGTCACATTGACGGGGCGCTCAGTATTCCGAAACAGCAATTTCTGTCCACCCGGGGCGGGGTCAAAAGCCTGGTTCCAACAGTATCGGAGTTCGCGTCCCTAATGGATCGCTATGGCATTACACCGGATACGACCGTGGTCGCCTATGCCGAGGATGACAACCCGTACGCCGCACGATTTATCTGGACTCTCCGATACCACGGACACGAACGGGCCTATGTCCTGGATGGTGGTTTTAACAAGTGGGCCAAGGAAAACGGCCCCACAGCGTTTCTCCCCACGAAGGTGGTGTCGACGGCAGGCTATCATTGCCAGCCAGGCAGAGATATCCGGGCAGAGACAGACTATATTCTGACCCGTCTGGGAAATCCCGGGGTGATGGTTTGGGATACGCGCAGCTACAAGGAATTCGATGGATCTGATATCCGGGCCGAGCGCGGCGGACACATTCCCGGAGCCGTTCATCTGGATTGGACAAACCTGCAGAAGGAGGTCGACGGTGTCCGGGTACTTAAGAGCGAGGAGGAGATTCGGGCCTTGCTCACTGCGGTCGGAATCACGCCTGAGCAGGACATCGTGGCCCATTGCCAAACCGGGATCCGTTCTTCCTATGCGACCCTGGTTCTGTTGGGACTCGGGTACCGCGTCGAAAATTACGACGGTTCCTGGATTGAATGGGCCAACAACAAGGCACTGCCCGTCAACAGGACCATTCGAACCGCCTCGCGAAGCCATTAA